The proteins below are encoded in one region of Chelmon rostratus isolate fCheRos1 chromosome 21, fCheRos1.pri, whole genome shotgun sequence:
- the LOC121624878 gene encoding leukocyte cell-derived chemotaxin-2-like yields MRRAVVLLAVLCVCDGLKFGQLCSGNSDNSRRISDRWGQGHYGARRVNREHKGLDIVCNDGSIVYAPFDATLHGNVIVYTDTSKAAINNGINLRANGLCFKLFYVQPDRTSGSVRKGERLGIMLPMQSVYPGITSHVHVQMCDRSDPTKYF; encoded by the exons ATGAGACGTGCCGTCGTGTTGCTGG ctgtgttgtgtgtgtgtgatggactgAAGTTCGGTCAGCTCTGCAGTGGAAACTCTGACAACAGCAGGAGGATCTCAGACAGATGGGGACAGGGACACTACGGAGCCAGGCG ggtgAACAGGGAACACAAAGGTCTGGACATCGTGTGCAACGACGGATCGATCGTCTACGCCCCGTTTGATGCCACGCTGCACGGAAACGTTATTGTCTACACTGACACCAGCAAGGCGGCCATCAACAATGGCATCAACCTGAGAGCCAACG GTCTGTGTTTCAAGTTGTTCTACGTTCAGCCGGACCGGACCTCCGGCTCAGTGAGGAAGGGGGAAAGGCTCGGCATTATGCTGCCCATGCAGAGCGTTTACCCAGGAATCACCTCACATGTCCACGTCCAGATGTGTGACAGGAGCGACCCCACAAAATACTTCTGA
- the bbs1 gene encoding Bardet-Biedl syndrome 1 protein → MASVESSGDGGKWLDAHYDPVAGLYTFSSCVDLADLSGDGESRLVVGDLGSGSSGMKLKVYRGTALMSESTLLDLPAGLVAFFMDLHEPRIPAVAVASGPCIYVYKNLRPYFKFTLPSLEVNTLEQDVWQQAREGQIDPLTLKEMLESIRKKADVPLSVRSLRFLSLEADDMDEFVQLHKQQPIRRQTVITCIGTLKKSTADEDGVSCLVIGTESSDVYVLDPEAFIILSKMSLPAPPTMMDVTGQFDVEFRITVACRNGNIYILRRESDKPKYCIELSSHPVGLVRVGKNVVVGCTDESLQCFTQKGKKLWKAALPTPITTMAAMDLATRGFQAVLVGLANCEVQLYRDKNLLSTIKTPDVVTSICFGRYGREDGTLIMTTKGGGLMVKILKRTAAFDDRDSAPGPPLAQSVRLNVPKKTKLYVDQTLRERESGLAMHRAFQMDLSRLRLAAAKAYVKALESSLTPMSSSLTEPLKMNAVVQGLGPSFKLTLNVQNTAACRPVMNLAISFLYDESLYRMRNPYMRIPLLVPGLIYPVETFVECTSDKGISDVIKVFILHEGKSSPLLTAHINMPISEGLTLN, encoded by the exons ATGGCGTCTGTGGAGTCGAGTGGTGACGGTGGGAAGTGGCTGGACGCTCACTACGACCCGGTGGCGGGCCTGTACACCTTCTCTTCCTGCGTGGACCTGGCAGACCTGAGTGGGGACGGGGAGAGTCGGTTGGTGGTTGGCGATCTGGGCTCCGGCTCGTCGGGCATGAAGCTGAAGGTGTACCGGGGCACAGCGCTGATGAGCGAGAGCACCCTGCTGGACCTGCCCGCCGGCCTCGTCGCCTTCTTCATGGACCTGCACGAACCGCGCATCCCCGCCGTCGCTGTGGCGTCCGGACCCTGCATCTACGTCTACAAAAACCTCCGACCGTACTTCAAGTTCACGCTGCCGAGCCTGGAGGTCAACACGCTGGAGCAG gacGTGTGGCAGCAGGCGAGGGAGGGTCAGATCGACCCTCTGACCCTGAAGGAGATGTTGGAGAGCATCAGGAAGAAGGCCGACGTCCCGCTGTCCGTGCGCTCGCTCAGGTTTCTCTCTCTGGAGGCCGACGACATGGACGAGTTCGTCCAGCTGCACaagcagcagccaatcagacggCAG ACGGTGATCACGTGCATCGGGACTCTGAAGAAGAGCACGGCTGATGAGGACGGCGTCAGCTGTCTGGTGATCGGCACAGAGAGCAGCGACGTGTACGTCCTCGACCCCGAAGCTttcatcatcctctccaag ATGTCGTTGCCGGCTCCTCCCACCATGATGGACGTGACGGGTCAGTTCGATGTGGAGTTTCGCATCACGGTCGCGTGTCGCAACGGCAACATCTACATCCTACGCAG GGAGTCGGACAAACCAAAGTACTGCATCGAGCTGTCGTCTCACCCGGTGGGTCTGGTGAGAGTCGGGAAGAACGTGGTGGTCGGCTGCACAGATGAGAGCCTGCAGTGCTTCACACAGAAG GGAAAGAAGCTGTGGAAGGCTGCTCTTCCCACTCCCATCACCACCATGGCTGCCATGGACCTCGCCACCAGAGGCTTCCAGGCGGTTCTGGTGGGCCTGGCCAACTGTGAAGTCCAGCTTTACAGGGACAAGAACCTGCTTAGCACTATCAAGACGCCCGACGTGGTCACCAGCATCTGCTTTGGCCGGTACGGACGTGAGGACGGGACTCTGATCATGACCACCAAGGGAGGGGGCCTGATGGTGAAGATCCTGAAGAGGACAGCGGCCTTTGATGACAGGGACAGCGCTCCTGGGCCACCGCTGGCCCAGAGCGTACGCCTCAACGTACCCAAGAAGACCAAGCTGTACGTGGACCAGACGCTGCGGGAGCGTGAGAGCGGTCTGGCCATGCACCGCGCCTTCCAGATGGACCTGAGCCGTCTGCGTCTGGCTGCAGCCAAAGCCTACGTCAAGGCCCTGGAGTCCAGCTTGACACCGATGTCCTCCAGCCTCACCGAGCCACTCAAGATGAACGCCGTAGTGCAGGGCCTGGGCCCGTCCTTCAAACTGACGCTGAACGTCCAGAACACGGCTGCGTGTCGGCCCGTCATGAACCTGGCCATCAGCTTCCTGTACGACGAGAGCCTGTACAGGATGAGGAACCCGTACATGAGGATCCCCCTGCTGGTGCCCGGACTCATCTACCCCGTCGAGACCTTTGTGGAGTGCACTAGTGACAAGGGCATCTCTGACGTCATCAAGGTGTTTATCCTGCACGAGGGGAAAAGCTCCCCGCTGCTGACCGCCCACATCAACATGCCCATCAGCGAGGGACTGACACTCAACTGA
- the kif20bb gene encoding kinesin-like protein KIF20A isoform X2, producing the protein MMESCLAGKPERVGPVEVEDIRRDLLGEFTALPAQDSVQSQSENLQVYLRVRPFTAAESDSGASQDCVTIEGPDTVVLKAPRSWQSNRQSEKSLPQTAQRFTFTQVFGPEAGQRKVFEGSVRGLVRDVLDGGNCLVFTYGVTNAGKTFTFLGPDHDSGLLPRSLSVIFNSIEGRLYSRNDLKPQRCRDYSRLTPDQQAAESSSKRNLMRLLKESDKSQTSGRSTFLDGSSLSTDSSVNSEADSFCLDVNSSIRFSVWVSFCEIYNDNIHDLLEQVPGGHQRRTVLRLSQDVKGNSFIKDLRWVQVNSSEEAYRVMKIGKKNQSFSSTRLNQLSSRSHSIFSIRILRVDDVGVPRVLGISELALCDLAGSERCSRTLNTGNRLKEAGNINSSLLTLGKCISAMRLNQHAKFQHHVPFRESKLTHFLQFFFCGAGRVSMVVNINQSSSCFDETLNVLKFSALAQKVVVLNSRPVVPDDATHRSAMELSMIIDEASQRRNVSGHGRKSSMVAWETTLEDVLEDDGGEEWEEEESMMEGTVLEAGGEDDEVDEADKTMEEEAKSDREAALRLVLEAQIREEVSTEFMELFNKMEKDYSERLEKEKEILEERAEKRVEILKNLVNKTVDLSAVNTDNSKEEQAAVLEGIISSLTVDLEKIREDAQSVHHCLTEQTHTAELEVLRLEKQQSHDQLQEAKESLEQQQQKLSELTEICQQKDDDINKLQAAMDVTVENATRDRILVESIRSELLRLQKTCRCLGKTGGEEEEEQSRKRQREALEDQEERGPAKKRVVLEEEIWRLQEENDKKEETIMELREREERRRGLEEEMRRQGEEVEELKKEKALLEQRLQNLTGLSECPNCDSVFSSLEVEQRETSRLMKENKALVNGIFQLQTEVTSLQTQLKELSDRRDGLSEQLNTAKTRLQDLESQSEEKTNIINSLTQEVERLKQKVKEEEGRSSSSSVFHATMEELKKESQAALERSAQKSQQIEDLQREKRQLEETLTHSENRCVELSEQVANQKAEFSHQLQSLRAELESEGAALRARLEEMERSEEERRRSQERETEELHRVASEKEKLIEESYRQTETLRRELECLKEGLQRREEEERKVSVVEELKEEIQRLQERRGRQQEDEERSREFEAVKREVERLQRLKEERETNLKGNTQDVGVSPLRSNMAERKKIPKTTGRKRKSCEVENLVFSETKRNRNTRNNKQPSSVVKENRDGTLQKIGELIQSSPSILGSKAKTIISLVSGHSVEKETLTTTTKLRQGRKKLYKKDASCLLIDSPHMMSGGSEEKESDHLIIKRQLRSKTSRK; encoded by the exons ATGATGGAGTCTTGCTTAGCTGGGAAGCCGGAGAGAGTCGGTCCGGTGGAGGTGGAAGATATCAGGAGAGATCTGCTCGGTGAATTCACTGCTCTGCCAGCAcag GACAGTGTTCAGTCGCAGTCTGAGAACCTGCAGGTCTATCTGAGGGTTCGACCATTCACTGCAGCTGAGAGCGACAGTGGAGCGtcacag gatTGTGTGACTATTGAGGGGCCAGACACTGTCGTCCTTAAGGCTCCCAGGAGCTGGCAATCAAACCGACAGAGCGAGAAGTCCCTCCCACAAACGGCCCAGAGGTTCACCTTCACACAG GTGTTTGGTCCGGAGGCCGGTCAGAGGAAGGTGTTTGAGGGTTCAGTTCGAGGTTTGGTCCGAGACGTCCTGGATGGAGGAAACTGTCTGGTGTTCACTTATGGAGTCACCAACGCTGGAAAAACCTTCACATTCCTGG gtccGGATCATGACAGCGGTCTGTTGCCCAggtctctgtctgtcatcttTAACAGTATTGAAGGTCGCCTGTACAGTCGGAATGATCTGAAGCCTCAGCGCTGCAGAGACTACAGCAGACTGACTCCagaccagcaggcagcagagagcagcagcaagagGAACCTGATGAGGCTGCTCAAggag AGCGACAAAAGTCAGACGTCTGGAAGATCAACTTTTCTTGACG gctcGTCTCtcagcactgacagcagtgTGAACAGTGAAGCTGACAGTTTCTGTCTGGACGTCAACTCAAGCATCCGTTTCTCTGTCTGGGTTTCATTCTGTGAGATTTACAATGACAACATCCACGACCTGCTGgaacag GTTCCCGGTGGACACCAGAGGAGGACGGTGCTGCGTCTGTCTCAGGACGTCAAAGGGAACTCTTTCATCAAAG ACCTGCGGTGGGTCCAGGTGAACAGCTCTGAGGAGGCCTACAGAGTGATGAAGATTGGGAAGAAGAACCAGAGTTTCTCCTCCACCAGACTGAACCAGCTGTCCAGCAGGag ccacagcatCTTTTCCATCAGGATCCTCAGAGTGGACGACGTTGGAGTTCCCAGAGTCCTCGGCATCAGCGA actggCTCTCTGCGATCTGGCTGGCTCTGAACGCTGCTCTCGGACTCTCAACACCGGAAACAGACTGAAGGAAGCAGGAAACATCAACAGCTCACTGCTCACGCTCGGGAAATGCATCAGTGCCATGAGACTCAACCAACACGCCAA gttccAACACCACGTTCCCTTCAGGGAGTCCAAACTGACCCACTTCCTGcagttcttcttctgtggtgccGGCCGGGTCTCCATGGTGGTCAACATCAACCAGAGCTCATCCTGCTTTGATGAGACGCTCAACGTCCTCAAGTTCTCCGCCCTCGCCCAGAAG GTGGTGGTGCTGAACTCGAGGCCAGTGGTCCCGGACGACGCCACCCACAGGTCAGCCATGGAGCTGTCGATGATCATCGACGAGGCCAGCCAGCGCAGGAACGTGTCGGGGCATGGCAGGAAGAGCTCGATGGTCGCCTGGGAGACGACGTTGGAGGATGTGCTGGAGGATGATGGTGGTgaagagtgggaggaggaggaaagtaTGATGGAGGGAACAGTGCTGGAGGCAGGAGGTGAGGACGACGAGGTGGATGAAGCGGACAAGACCATGGAGGAAGAGGCGAAG tcGGACAGAGAGGCAGCGCTGCGTTTGGTCCTGGAGGCCCAGATCAGAGAAGAAGTCAGCACAGAGTTCATGGAACTCTTCAACAAGATGGAGAAAGACTACAG tgaacgtctggagaaggagaaggagatcCTGGAGGAGAGAGCCGAGAAGAGAGTCGAGATCCTGAAGAACCTGGTCAACAAGACGGTCGATCTGTCTGCTGTCAACACTGACAACAGCAAG GAGGAGCAGGCGGCTGTGTTGGAGGGAATCATCAGCTCATTGACTGTAGACCTGGAAAAGATCAGAGAGGACGCTCAGAGTGTTCATCACTGTCtgactgaacagacacacactgcag agctggaggtgtTGCGATTGGAAAAGCAGCAGTCACATGACCAACTGCAGGAAGCCAAGGAG agtctggagcagcagcaacagaagctGTCAGAGCTGACGGAGATCTGTCAGCAGAAAGATGACGACATCAACAAACTCCAGGCAGCCATGGACGTCACCGTGGAGAACGCCACCAGAGAC AGGATCCTGGTGGAGTCGATCAGGTCAGAGCTGCTGCGGCTTCAGAAGACCTGCCGCTGTCTGGGGAagacaggaggggaggaggaggaggagcagagcaggaaacgCCAGCGTGAAGCTCTGGAGGATCAAGAGGAGAGGGGACCAGCAAagaagagag TGGTTCTGGAGGAGGAGATCTGGAGGCTCCAAGAAGAAAAcgacaagaaagaagaaaccatcatggagctgagggagagggaggagaggaggaggggactggaggaagagatgaggagacagggggaggaggtggaggagttaAAGAAGGAGAAGGCTTTGCTGGAGCAGAGGTTACAGAATCTGACAG GTCTGTCCGAGTGTCCAAACTGTGACTCGGTGTTTTCATCTCTGGAGGTGGAGCAAAGAGAAACGTCGAGACTGATGAAGGAGAACAAAGCTCTGGTTAACGGCATCTTCCAGCTCCAGACAGAG GTGACCAGCCTCCAGACGCAGCTCAAAGAGCTGAGTGACAGGCGCGATGGCCtatcagagcagctgaacacTGCAAAGACCCGCCTCCAAGACCTGGAGAGCCAATCAGAAGAGAAGACCAACATCATCAACAGTCTGACACAAGAAGTGGAGCGTCTAAAACAGAAAGTCAAG gaggaggaggggcgtagcagcagcagcagtgttttccacGCCAccatggaggagctgaagaaggagagcCAGGCAGCGCTGGAGAGATCGGCTCAGAAATCCCAACAGATCGAAgatctgcagagagaaaagaggcagctggaggagacccTGACACACAG tgaGAACAGGTGTGTTGAGCTAAGTGAGCAGGTAGCCAATCAGAAAGCGGAATTCTCCCATCAGCTCCAGAGTCTGAGGGCGGAGCTCGAGTCTGAGGGCGCAGCTCTGCGTGCAAggctggaggagatggagagatcggaggaggagaggaggagaagccaggagagagagacagaag agctgcatCGAGTGGCGTCGGAGAAGGAGAAACTTATAGAGGAAAGCTACAGACAGACGGAGACCCTGAGACGAG AACTGGAGTGTCTGAAGGAAGgcctgcagaggagggaggaggaggagagaaaggtgtctgtggtggaggagctgaaggaggagatcCAGAGACtccaggagaggagggggagacagcaggaggatgaggagaggagcagggagtTTGAGGCTGTgaagagagaggtagagagactacagagactgaaggaggagagagagaccaaCCTGAAGGgaaacacacag GACGTTGGTGTCTCTCCTCTGAGGTCCAACATGGCTGAAAGGAAGAAAATCCCCAAAActacagggaggaagaggaagagctgtgaggtggag aACCTGGTGTTCAGTGAGACCAAGAGAAACCGAAACACTCGAAACAACAAACAG ccTTCCTCTGTGGTGAAGGAGAACAGAGACGGGACTCTTCAGAAGATTGGAGAGTTGATCCAGagctctccctccatcctggGCAGCAAAG caaaAACCATCATCAGTCTGGTCAGCGGACATTCAGTGGAGAAGGAGACGCTGACTACAACAACCAAACTGAGACAAGGACGGAAGAAGCTTTATAAGAAGGATGCCTCGTGTCTGCTTATCGACTCTCCACACATG aTGTCAGGAGGATctgaggagaaggagagcgaTCACCTGATCATTAAGAGACAGCTGCGGTCCAAAACtagcaggaagtga
- the kif20bb gene encoding kinesin-like protein KIF20A isoform X1, producing MMESCLAGKPERVGPVEVEDIRRDLLGEFTALPAQDSVQSQSENLQVYLRVRPFTAAESDSGASQDCVTIEGPDTVVLKAPRSWQSNRQSEKSLPQTAQRFTFTQVFGPEAGQRKVFEGSVRGLVRDVLDGGNCLVFTYGVTNAGKTFTFLGPDHDSGLLPRSLSVIFNSIEGRLYSRNDLKPQRCRDYSRLTPDQQAAESSSKRNLMRLLKESDKSQTSGRSTFLDGSSLSTDSSVNSEADSFCLDVNSSIRFSVWVSFCEIYNDNIHDLLEQVPGGHQRRTVLRLSQDVKGNSFIKDLRWVQVNSSEEAYRVMKIGKKNQSFSSTRLNQLSSRSHSIFSIRILRVDDVGVPRVLGISELALCDLAGSERCSRTLNTGNRLKEAGNINSSLLTLGKCISAMRLNQHAKFQHHVPFRESKLTHFLQFFFCGAGRVSMVVNINQSSSCFDETLNVLKFSALAQKVVVLNSRPVVPDDATHRSAMELSMIIDEASQRRNVSGHGRKSSMVAWETTLEDVLEDDGGEEWEEEESMMEGTVLEAGGEDDEVDEADKTMEEEAKQSDREAALRLVLEAQIREEVSTEFMELFNKMEKDYSERLEKEKEILEERAEKRVEILKNLVNKTVDLSAVNTDNSKEEQAAVLEGIISSLTVDLEKIREDAQSVHHCLTEQTHTAELEVLRLEKQQSHDQLQEAKESLEQQQQKLSELTEICQQKDDDINKLQAAMDVTVENATRDRILVESIRSELLRLQKTCRCLGKTGGEEEEEQSRKRQREALEDQEERGPAKKRVVLEEEIWRLQEENDKKEETIMELREREERRRGLEEEMRRQGEEVEELKKEKALLEQRLQNLTGLSECPNCDSVFSSLEVEQRETSRLMKENKALVNGIFQLQTEVTSLQTQLKELSDRRDGLSEQLNTAKTRLQDLESQSEEKTNIINSLTQEVERLKQKVKEEEGRSSSSSVFHATMEELKKESQAALERSAQKSQQIEDLQREKRQLEETLTHSENRCVELSEQVANQKAEFSHQLQSLRAELESEGAALRARLEEMERSEEERRRSQERETEELHRVASEKEKLIEESYRQTETLRRELECLKEGLQRREEEERKVSVVEELKEEIQRLQERRGRQQEDEERSREFEAVKREVERLQRLKEERETNLKGNTQDVGVSPLRSNMAERKKIPKTTGRKRKSCEVENLVFSETKRNRNTRNNKQPSSVVKENRDGTLQKIGELIQSSPSILGSKAKTIISLVSGHSVEKETLTTTTKLRQGRKKLYKKDASCLLIDSPHMMSGGSEEKESDHLIIKRQLRSKTSRK from the exons ATGATGGAGTCTTGCTTAGCTGGGAAGCCGGAGAGAGTCGGTCCGGTGGAGGTGGAAGATATCAGGAGAGATCTGCTCGGTGAATTCACTGCTCTGCCAGCAcag GACAGTGTTCAGTCGCAGTCTGAGAACCTGCAGGTCTATCTGAGGGTTCGACCATTCACTGCAGCTGAGAGCGACAGTGGAGCGtcacag gatTGTGTGACTATTGAGGGGCCAGACACTGTCGTCCTTAAGGCTCCCAGGAGCTGGCAATCAAACCGACAGAGCGAGAAGTCCCTCCCACAAACGGCCCAGAGGTTCACCTTCACACAG GTGTTTGGTCCGGAGGCCGGTCAGAGGAAGGTGTTTGAGGGTTCAGTTCGAGGTTTGGTCCGAGACGTCCTGGATGGAGGAAACTGTCTGGTGTTCACTTATGGAGTCACCAACGCTGGAAAAACCTTCACATTCCTGG gtccGGATCATGACAGCGGTCTGTTGCCCAggtctctgtctgtcatcttTAACAGTATTGAAGGTCGCCTGTACAGTCGGAATGATCTGAAGCCTCAGCGCTGCAGAGACTACAGCAGACTGACTCCagaccagcaggcagcagagagcagcagcaagagGAACCTGATGAGGCTGCTCAAggag AGCGACAAAAGTCAGACGTCTGGAAGATCAACTTTTCTTGACG gctcGTCTCtcagcactgacagcagtgTGAACAGTGAAGCTGACAGTTTCTGTCTGGACGTCAACTCAAGCATCCGTTTCTCTGTCTGGGTTTCATTCTGTGAGATTTACAATGACAACATCCACGACCTGCTGgaacag GTTCCCGGTGGACACCAGAGGAGGACGGTGCTGCGTCTGTCTCAGGACGTCAAAGGGAACTCTTTCATCAAAG ACCTGCGGTGGGTCCAGGTGAACAGCTCTGAGGAGGCCTACAGAGTGATGAAGATTGGGAAGAAGAACCAGAGTTTCTCCTCCACCAGACTGAACCAGCTGTCCAGCAGGag ccacagcatCTTTTCCATCAGGATCCTCAGAGTGGACGACGTTGGAGTTCCCAGAGTCCTCGGCATCAGCGA actggCTCTCTGCGATCTGGCTGGCTCTGAACGCTGCTCTCGGACTCTCAACACCGGAAACAGACTGAAGGAAGCAGGAAACATCAACAGCTCACTGCTCACGCTCGGGAAATGCATCAGTGCCATGAGACTCAACCAACACGCCAA gttccAACACCACGTTCCCTTCAGGGAGTCCAAACTGACCCACTTCCTGcagttcttcttctgtggtgccGGCCGGGTCTCCATGGTGGTCAACATCAACCAGAGCTCATCCTGCTTTGATGAGACGCTCAACGTCCTCAAGTTCTCCGCCCTCGCCCAGAAG GTGGTGGTGCTGAACTCGAGGCCAGTGGTCCCGGACGACGCCACCCACAGGTCAGCCATGGAGCTGTCGATGATCATCGACGAGGCCAGCCAGCGCAGGAACGTGTCGGGGCATGGCAGGAAGAGCTCGATGGTCGCCTGGGAGACGACGTTGGAGGATGTGCTGGAGGATGATGGTGGTgaagagtgggaggaggaggaaagtaTGATGGAGGGAACAGTGCTGGAGGCAGGAGGTGAGGACGACGAGGTGGATGAAGCGGACAAGACCATGGAGGAAGAGGCGAAG cagtcGGACAGAGAGGCAGCGCTGCGTTTGGTCCTGGAGGCCCAGATCAGAGAAGAAGTCAGCACAGAGTTCATGGAACTCTTCAACAAGATGGAGAAAGACTACAG tgaacgtctggagaaggagaaggagatcCTGGAGGAGAGAGCCGAGAAGAGAGTCGAGATCCTGAAGAACCTGGTCAACAAGACGGTCGATCTGTCTGCTGTCAACACTGACAACAGCAAG GAGGAGCAGGCGGCTGTGTTGGAGGGAATCATCAGCTCATTGACTGTAGACCTGGAAAAGATCAGAGAGGACGCTCAGAGTGTTCATCACTGTCtgactgaacagacacacactgcag agctggaggtgtTGCGATTGGAAAAGCAGCAGTCACATGACCAACTGCAGGAAGCCAAGGAG agtctggagcagcagcaacagaagctGTCAGAGCTGACGGAGATCTGTCAGCAGAAAGATGACGACATCAACAAACTCCAGGCAGCCATGGACGTCACCGTGGAGAACGCCACCAGAGAC AGGATCCTGGTGGAGTCGATCAGGTCAGAGCTGCTGCGGCTTCAGAAGACCTGCCGCTGTCTGGGGAagacaggaggggaggaggaggaggagcagagcaggaaacgCCAGCGTGAAGCTCTGGAGGATCAAGAGGAGAGGGGACCAGCAAagaagagag TGGTTCTGGAGGAGGAGATCTGGAGGCTCCAAGAAGAAAAcgacaagaaagaagaaaccatcatggagctgagggagagggaggagaggaggaggggactggaggaagagatgaggagacagggggaggaggtggaggagttaAAGAAGGAGAAGGCTTTGCTGGAGCAGAGGTTACAGAATCTGACAG GTCTGTCCGAGTGTCCAAACTGTGACTCGGTGTTTTCATCTCTGGAGGTGGAGCAAAGAGAAACGTCGAGACTGATGAAGGAGAACAAAGCTCTGGTTAACGGCATCTTCCAGCTCCAGACAGAG GTGACCAGCCTCCAGACGCAGCTCAAAGAGCTGAGTGACAGGCGCGATGGCCtatcagagcagctgaacacTGCAAAGACCCGCCTCCAAGACCTGGAGAGCCAATCAGAAGAGAAGACCAACATCATCAACAGTCTGACACAAGAAGTGGAGCGTCTAAAACAGAAAGTCAAG gaggaggaggggcgtagcagcagcagcagtgttttccacGCCAccatggaggagctgaagaaggagagcCAGGCAGCGCTGGAGAGATCGGCTCAGAAATCCCAACAGATCGAAgatctgcagagagaaaagaggcagctggaggagacccTGACACACAG tgaGAACAGGTGTGTTGAGCTAAGTGAGCAGGTAGCCAATCAGAAAGCGGAATTCTCCCATCAGCTCCAGAGTCTGAGGGCGGAGCTCGAGTCTGAGGGCGCAGCTCTGCGTGCAAggctggaggagatggagagatcggaggaggagaggaggagaagccaggagagagagacagaag agctgcatCGAGTGGCGTCGGAGAAGGAGAAACTTATAGAGGAAAGCTACAGACAGACGGAGACCCTGAGACGAG AACTGGAGTGTCTGAAGGAAGgcctgcagaggagggaggaggaggagagaaaggtgtctgtggtggaggagctgaaggaggagatcCAGAGACtccaggagaggagggggagacagcaggaggatgaggagaggagcagggagtTTGAGGCTGTgaagagagaggtagagagactacagagactgaaggaggagagagagaccaaCCTGAAGGgaaacacacag GACGTTGGTGTCTCTCCTCTGAGGTCCAACATGGCTGAAAGGAAGAAAATCCCCAAAActacagggaggaagaggaagagctgtgaggtggag aACCTGGTGTTCAGTGAGACCAAGAGAAACCGAAACACTCGAAACAACAAACAG ccTTCCTCTGTGGTGAAGGAGAACAGAGACGGGACTCTTCAGAAGATTGGAGAGTTGATCCAGagctctccctccatcctggGCAGCAAAG caaaAACCATCATCAGTCTGGTCAGCGGACATTCAGTGGAGAAGGAGACGCTGACTACAACAACCAAACTGAGACAAGGACGGAAGAAGCTTTATAAGAAGGATGCCTCGTGTCTGCTTATCGACTCTCCACACATG aTGTCAGGAGGATctgaggagaaggagagcgaTCACCTGATCATTAAGAGACAGCTGCGGTCCAAAACtagcaggaagtga